One segment of Onychomys torridus chromosome 3, mOncTor1.1, whole genome shotgun sequence DNA contains the following:
- the Styk1 gene encoding tyrosine-protein kinase STYK1 isoform X2 yields MLLVMSNNTHSSCKQHITVAVLFAPSVGLAEEAGPVAMGEKHRPTRVLLECNFSDKLCGTASVPESRDLSLEPAGQGEKVLVPLKETSVESFLRATLPPLAKLQVPREQLSDVLEKIHNGSLGTLYHAMMTTRDNSKPKSVVLKALEEPAGLQEVQDFIGRIQFYQFLGKHKNLVQLEGCCTEKLPLYMVLEDVVPGDLLSFLWTCRRDVMTMDGLLYDLTEKQIYHIGKQVLLALEFLQDKHLFHGDVAARNILIQSDLTVKLCRLGLAYEVHTQGAISSAHTSTIPLKWLAPERLLLRPASIRGDVWSFGILLYEMVTLGAPPYPKVPPTSILQYLQRRKTMKRPSSCTHAMYNIMKCCWQWSESSRPLPGELRLRLEAASRSANDKAVLQVPELVVPELYADVAGISAESLSYSYSVL; encoded by the exons aataACACACACAGTTCTTGCAAACAACACATCACTGTGGCTGTGCTCTTTGCACCCTCTGTGGGCCTAGCAGAGGAGGCTGGCCCTGTGGCGATGGGAGAGAAGCATCGCCCCACCCGAGTACTGTTGGAATGTAATTTCAGTGATAAGCTGTGTG GTACTGCCTCTGTACCTGAATCTAGAGACCTAAGCCTGGAGCCagcaggacaaggagaaaaggTGCTTGTACCACTTAAGGAGACCTCTGTGGAGAGCTTTCTACGAGCAACCTTGCCTCCCCTGGCTAAGCTGCAGGTGCCCAGGGAACAACTCTCAGATGTTCTGGAGAAGATCCACAATGGCAGTTTAGGGACCCTTTATCATGCCATGATGACTACCAGGGACAACTCTAAGCCAAAGAGTGTTGTCCTCAAGGCTTTAGAAG AACCTGCTGGACTCCAGGAGGTCCAGGATTTCATAGGGCGAATCCAATTCTATCAGTTCCTGGGGAAACACAAGAACCTGGTACAGCTGGAAGGCTGCTGCACAGAAAAGCTGCCACTTTACATGGTGTTGGAGGATGTGGTCCCAGGAGACCTGCTCAGCTTTCTCTGGACCTGCCGCAGG GATGTGATGACTATGGATGGCCTGCTCTATGAtctcacagaaaaacaaatatatcacATCGGAAAGCAGGTCCTTTTGGCCCTG GAATTCCTGCAGGATAAGCATCTATTTCATGGGGATGTGGCTGCCAGGAACATCCTGATCCAAAGTGACCTGACTGTCAAACTCTGCCGACTGGGCCTGGCTTATGAAGTCCACACCCAAGGAGCCATCTCCTCTGCTCACACCAGCACTATCCCTCTTAAGTGGCTCGCTCCAGAACGGCTTCTCCTGAGACCTGCAAGCATCAGAGGAGATGT CTGGTCCTTTGGGATCCTGCTTTATGAGATGGTGACTCTAG GGGCACCACCATACCCTAAAGTCCCTCCCACCAGCATTCTGCAGTATCTTCAGAGAAGGAAAACCATGAAGAGACCCAGCAGCTGCACACATGCCAT GTACAACATCATGAAATGCTGTTGGCAGTGGAGTGAGAGCAGCCGTCCCTTACCTGGAGAGCTGCGCTTGCGCCTAGAAGCTGCCTCTAGATCTGCGAATGACAAGGCTGTGTTGCAAGTGCCAGAGTTAGTGGTGCCTGAGCTATATGCAGATGTGGCTGGCATCAGTGCAGAGAGCCTTTCCTACAGCTACAGTGTCCTCTGA
- the Styk1 gene encoding tyrosine-protein kinase STYK1 isoform X1 produces the protein MLLVMSNNTHSSCKQHITVAVLFAPSVGLAEEAGPVAMGEKHRPTRVLLECNFSDKLCVVQEQQYEVIIVPALLVGGFLILLAIILWLFIRGQRSQRQCPGPRGTASVPESRDLSLEPAGQGEKVLVPLKETSVESFLRATLPPLAKLQVPREQLSDVLEKIHNGSLGTLYHAMMTTRDNSKPKSVVLKALEEPAGLQEVQDFIGRIQFYQFLGKHKNLVQLEGCCTEKLPLYMVLEDVVPGDLLSFLWTCRRDVMTMDGLLYDLTEKQIYHIGKQVLLALEFLQDKHLFHGDVAARNILIQSDLTVKLCRLGLAYEVHTQGAISSAHTSTIPLKWLAPERLLLRPASIRGDVWSFGILLYEMVTLGAPPYPKVPPTSILQYLQRRKTMKRPSSCTHAMYNIMKCCWQWSESSRPLPGELRLRLEAASRSANDKAVLQVPELVVPELYADVAGISAESLSYSYSVL, from the exons aataACACACACAGTTCTTGCAAACAACACATCACTGTGGCTGTGCTCTTTGCACCCTCTGTGGGCCTAGCAGAGGAGGCTGGCCCTGTGGCGATGGGAGAGAAGCATCGCCCCACCCGAGTACTGTTGGAATGTAATTTCAGTGATAAGCTGTGTG TTGTCCAAGAGCAACAGTATGAAGTAATCATTGTTCCAGCTCTCCTGGTTGGTGGCTTCCTTATCCTTCTTGCAATCATCCTGTGGCTTTTTATTAGAGGACAGAGATCCCAAAGGCAGTGCCCTGGACCCCGGG GTACTGCCTCTGTACCTGAATCTAGAGACCTAAGCCTGGAGCCagcaggacaaggagaaaaggTGCTTGTACCACTTAAGGAGACCTCTGTGGAGAGCTTTCTACGAGCAACCTTGCCTCCCCTGGCTAAGCTGCAGGTGCCCAGGGAACAACTCTCAGATGTTCTGGAGAAGATCCACAATGGCAGTTTAGGGACCCTTTATCATGCCATGATGACTACCAGGGACAACTCTAAGCCAAAGAGTGTTGTCCTCAAGGCTTTAGAAG AACCTGCTGGACTCCAGGAGGTCCAGGATTTCATAGGGCGAATCCAATTCTATCAGTTCCTGGGGAAACACAAGAACCTGGTACAGCTGGAAGGCTGCTGCACAGAAAAGCTGCCACTTTACATGGTGTTGGAGGATGTGGTCCCAGGAGACCTGCTCAGCTTTCTCTGGACCTGCCGCAGG GATGTGATGACTATGGATGGCCTGCTCTATGAtctcacagaaaaacaaatatatcacATCGGAAAGCAGGTCCTTTTGGCCCTG GAATTCCTGCAGGATAAGCATCTATTTCATGGGGATGTGGCTGCCAGGAACATCCTGATCCAAAGTGACCTGACTGTCAAACTCTGCCGACTGGGCCTGGCTTATGAAGTCCACACCCAAGGAGCCATCTCCTCTGCTCACACCAGCACTATCCCTCTTAAGTGGCTCGCTCCAGAACGGCTTCTCCTGAGACCTGCAAGCATCAGAGGAGATGT CTGGTCCTTTGGGATCCTGCTTTATGAGATGGTGACTCTAG GGGCACCACCATACCCTAAAGTCCCTCCCACCAGCATTCTGCAGTATCTTCAGAGAAGGAAAACCATGAAGAGACCCAGCAGCTGCACACATGCCAT GTACAACATCATGAAATGCTGTTGGCAGTGGAGTGAGAGCAGCCGTCCCTTACCTGGAGAGCTGCGCTTGCGCCTAGAAGCTGCCTCTAGATCTGCGAATGACAAGGCTGTGTTGCAAGTGCCAGAGTTAGTGGTGCCTGAGCTATATGCAGATGTGGCTGGCATCAGTGCAGAGAGCCTTTCCTACAGCTACAGTGTCCTCTGA